In the genome of Corallococcus soli, one region contains:
- a CDS encoding sensor histidine kinase, producing the protein MRRAPSMVPPPPPPRFRRRLLAVMLLAGLIPLVLLGVLAQGVLERVLSVSIAPVEGVLDGVSADLERRGLSQGALDDARLNLAQAELARRALVRRVPVFIAVLGLVSGLVLAVAAMLLGRVLTRPVGTLIDGMRAYSRGDLSVRLSVPEPPRDELQYLLGQFNRMGQELLGQRERLKAAEQIAAWQDVARALAHELKNPLTAMKLSLARLSRQDDSTPPDPTRLAEAVALLQEEVDLLMRMTQSFSTFARLPAPRFQDVGLRALLSEVCTLYAGSSPVPVELEPGPEVQLRADPDGLRRLFGNLVKNAAEASGPDTSPVRVALHEQADGAVHVTVNDGGRGVPGVLEGAVLTRGLFSTKPGGSGLGLPIAQKIVHEHGGTLRLEPGANGGTLAFVALPRVPPTVQVTS; encoded by the coding sequence ATGCGCCGCGCTCCGTCCATGGTTCCTCCGCCGCCTCCGCCCCGTTTCCGGCGACGACTGCTGGCGGTGATGCTGCTCGCGGGCCTCATCCCGTTGGTGCTGCTGGGCGTGCTGGCCCAGGGCGTGTTGGAGCGCGTGCTCTCCGTGTCCATCGCCCCGGTGGAGGGCGTGCTCGACGGCGTGTCCGCAGACCTGGAGCGTCGCGGACTGTCGCAGGGCGCGCTCGATGATGCGCGGTTGAACCTGGCGCAGGCGGAGCTGGCGCGGCGGGCCCTGGTGCGGCGTGTGCCCGTCTTCATCGCCGTGTTGGGGCTGGTGTCCGGCCTCGTGCTGGCCGTGGCCGCGATGCTGCTCGGCCGTGTCCTCACGCGCCCCGTGGGCACCCTCATCGACGGGATGCGGGCCTACTCCCGAGGGGACCTGTCCGTCCGCCTCTCCGTGCCGGAGCCGCCGCGCGACGAGCTCCAGTACCTGCTGGGGCAGTTCAACCGCATGGGCCAGGAGCTGCTGGGGCAGCGCGAGCGCCTCAAGGCGGCCGAGCAGATCGCGGCCTGGCAGGACGTGGCCCGCGCGCTGGCCCACGAGCTGAAGAACCCCCTCACCGCAATGAAGCTCTCGCTCGCGCGTCTGTCCCGTCAGGATGACAGCACCCCGCCGGATCCGACGCGCCTCGCCGAAGCGGTGGCCCTCCTCCAAGAGGAGGTGGACCTGCTCATGCGCATGACGCAGAGCTTCTCCACCTTCGCGCGCCTGCCGGCCCCGCGCTTCCAGGACGTGGGGCTGCGCGCCCTGCTGTCGGAGGTGTGCACGCTGTACGCGGGCAGCTCGCCCGTGCCCGTGGAGCTGGAGCCCGGGCCGGAGGTCCAGCTGCGCGCGGACCCGGACGGGCTGCGCCGCCTCTTCGGCAACCTGGTGAAGAACGCCGCCGAGGCCTCCGGGCCGGACACGTCCCCCGTGCGCGTGGCTCTGCACGAGCAGGCGGACGGCGCCGTGCACGTCACCGTGAACGACGGCGGCCGGGGCGTCCCGGGCGTGCTGGAGGGCGCGGTCCTCACCCGGGGGCTGTTCAGCACCAAGCCCGGCGGCAGTGGGCTGGGGCTGCCCATCGCCCAGAAGATCGTCCACGAGCACGGCGGTACGCTGCGGCTGGAGCCGGGCGCGAACGGCGGGACGCTGGCGTTCGTGGCGCTGCCCCGCGTGCCTCCCACCGTCCAGGTGACGTCATGA
- a CDS encoding OmpA/MotB family protein, producing the protein METERGRAWVPWLVTALVTVLAGLVLYLSHRSTTLSDAAAAAAATRASEAEAAKQLLETKLAALEVEREKLTTEKDQLNTEKAQLSQTVQEQEAELARLKATYEDLQDKMKKEIAEGAVRLTQNEGRIQVDLVDKVLFDSGDASISARGQEVLTRLGGVLSKVDDKRIQVSGHTDDSPPSTKLQATFPTNWELSVARAVNVVRFLQDKGGVPAKRMLAAGYGDTRPLGANASPQGRARNRRIELLLIPELSARRNPAIAKSVSAKPAPTKPVIVKKVRANK; encoded by the coding sequence ATGGAAACGGAACGTGGAAGGGCCTGGGTCCCCTGGCTGGTGACGGCGCTGGTGACGGTGCTCGCGGGCCTGGTGCTGTACCTGTCGCATCGCAGCACGACGCTCTCCGACGCGGCGGCGGCCGCGGCGGCCACCCGGGCCAGCGAGGCCGAGGCCGCGAAGCAGCTGCTGGAGACGAAGCTGGCCGCGCTGGAGGTGGAGCGCGAGAAGCTGACCACGGAGAAGGATCAGCTCAACACCGAGAAGGCCCAGCTCAGCCAGACGGTGCAGGAGCAGGAGGCGGAGCTGGCCCGGCTCAAGGCCACCTACGAGGACCTCCAGGACAAGATGAAGAAGGAGATCGCGGAGGGCGCCGTCCGCCTGACGCAGAACGAGGGCCGCATCCAGGTGGACCTCGTGGACAAGGTCCTCTTTGATTCAGGTGACGCCAGCATCAGCGCGCGCGGCCAGGAGGTCCTCACCCGGCTGGGCGGCGTGCTGTCCAAGGTGGATGACAAGCGCATCCAGGTGTCGGGGCACACCGACGACTCGCCCCCCTCGACGAAGCTCCAGGCCACCTTTCCCACCAACTGGGAGCTGTCCGTCGCGCGCGCCGTCAACGTGGTGCGCTTCCTCCAGGACAAGGGCGGCGTGCCCGCGAAGCGCATGCTCGCGGCCGGCTACGGTGACACGCGGCCCCTGGGGGCCAATGCCTCACCGCAAGGGCGCGCTCGCAACCGCCGCATCGAGCTGCTGTTGATCCCGGAGCTGTCCGCCCGGCGCAACCCCGCCATCGCGAAGTCGGTCTCCGCGAAGCCCGCGCCCACGAAGCCCGTCATCGTGAAGAAGGTCCGGGCCAACAAGTAG
- a CDS encoding glycoside hydrolase family 43 protein gives MKQSPRILSLTFVGAVSALMSGCGPDAAPVDTSPVGSAAQELACSTRITYGDRWIRPSGHPAQYDVAADLVTWDGTCVNEGTNSYAVLSNGWKPYFTGNNACVLALDTDCAGAAACATRVSYGAAWLAPANHPARYDDVGGRVYWDRACTNASPNSYTVLSNGWAPYFSGSNACGMSFRYTGCGGLYQNPVVPVDCADPGVIHDGTRYVAACTSGGAASAFPLRTSTDLVTWTGAGSIFPSGTRPSWATGDFWAPEIHKVGTRFIAYYTARHSSGRLSIGAATSASALGPFTDLGRPLVYDANMGMIDATFFKDTAGTPFLVWKADGNAVGQPTPIYGQQLSADGLALVGTRRTLMTNNLSWEGGVVEAPWVVARGGYYYLFYSGNAYYNSTYAVGVARATSPLGPYTKLGAPILKTGGGWVGPGHNSVVTGPRGESFMVYHAWNSAHTARVMLVDAITWPNGWPAVPEGPSVGSRPVP, from the coding sequence GTGAAACAATCCCCCCGCATCCTTTCCCTGACGTTCGTGGGCGCCGTGTCAGCGCTCATGTCCGGCTGCGGCCCTGACGCCGCGCCCGTGGACACGTCCCCCGTGGGCTCCGCCGCCCAGGAGCTCGCGTGCAGCACGCGCATCACCTACGGCGACCGGTGGATCCGTCCGTCGGGCCACCCGGCGCAGTACGACGTCGCGGCGGACCTGGTGACGTGGGACGGCACCTGCGTCAACGAGGGCACCAACTCCTACGCGGTGCTCTCCAACGGCTGGAAGCCGTACTTCACCGGCAACAACGCGTGTGTCCTCGCGCTCGACACGGATTGCGCCGGAGCCGCTGCGTGCGCGACGCGTGTCTCCTATGGGGCGGCGTGGCTGGCCCCGGCGAACCACCCGGCGCGGTACGACGACGTCGGCGGACGCGTGTACTGGGACCGGGCGTGCACGAACGCTTCCCCCAATTCCTACACGGTGCTGTCCAACGGCTGGGCGCCGTACTTCAGCGGCTCGAACGCGTGTGGCATGTCGTTCCGGTACACGGGCTGCGGCGGGCTGTACCAGAACCCGGTGGTCCCGGTGGACTGCGCGGACCCGGGCGTCATCCATGATGGGACGCGGTATGTGGCCGCCTGCACGTCCGGAGGGGCCGCCAGCGCCTTCCCGCTGCGCACGTCGACGGACCTGGTGACGTGGACGGGCGCGGGCTCCATCTTCCCGTCCGGGACGCGGCCCTCGTGGGCGACGGGCGACTTCTGGGCGCCGGAGATCCACAAGGTGGGCACGCGCTTCATCGCGTACTACACGGCGCGGCACTCGTCTGGACGGCTGTCCATTGGCGCGGCCACGTCGGCCAGCGCGCTGGGGCCGTTCACCGACCTGGGCCGGCCGCTGGTGTACGACGCGAACATGGGGATGATTGACGCGACCTTCTTCAAGGACACCGCGGGCACGCCGTTCCTCGTGTGGAAGGCGGACGGCAACGCGGTGGGGCAGCCCACGCCCATCTACGGCCAGCAGCTGTCGGCGGATGGCCTGGCGCTGGTGGGGACGCGCCGCACGCTCATGACCAACAACCTGTCGTGGGAGGGCGGCGTCGTGGAGGCGCCGTGGGTCGTCGCGCGCGGCGGCTACTACTACCTCTTCTACAGCGGCAACGCGTACTACAACAGCACGTACGCCGTGGGCGTGGCGCGCGCCACCAGCCCGCTGGGCCCGTACACGAAGCTCGGCGCGCCCATCCTCAAGACGGGTGGCGGCTGGGTGGGACCGGGGCACAACTCCGTCGTCACCGGGCCTCGCGGCGAGAGCTTCATGGTCTACCACGCATGGAACAGCGCCCACACCGCGCGGGTGATGCTCGTGGACGCCATCACCTGGCCCAACGGCTGGCCCGCGGTCCCCGAGGGTCCGTCGGTGGGCTCGCGGCCGGTGCCGTAG
- a CDS encoding imm11 family protein: MKFYNWNVVGDFDRDRCFLDAAPHALASRSVNLSRGLSTQGIYPADPRINLSEEYPGLRLESFIGNVKNILVVSSPLRALLEQWCKGMEIEYLPVHIYNHRDRLHTSDYSIINPLGALDCLDPDASEVVRLGKEILSVERIVLSPQRLKDAPPLFRILEDPSVYVVTEPLARALHEGGFTNVVLHEMETSDS, encoded by the coding sequence ATGAAGTTCTACAATTGGAACGTCGTAGGAGACTTTGACCGGGATCGCTGTTTCCTCGACGCGGCTCCGCATGCGCTCGCATCCCGGAGCGTCAACCTGTCACGGGGCCTGTCCACCCAGGGTATCTACCCTGCGGATCCGCGCATCAACCTGAGCGAGGAGTACCCCGGGCTGCGCCTGGAGTCCTTCATCGGCAACGTCAAGAACATCCTCGTGGTCTCCAGTCCGCTGCGCGCGCTCCTTGAGCAGTGGTGCAAGGGCATGGAGATCGAATACCTGCCGGTGCACATCTACAACCACCGGGACCGGCTGCACACCAGCGACTATTCCATCATCAACCCGCTGGGAGCGCTCGACTGCCTGGATCCGGATGCCAGCGAGGTGGTGCGGCTGGGCAAGGAGATACTGAGCGTCGAGCGCATCGTGCTGTCGCCCCAGCGGCTCAAGGATGCGCCGCCCCTGTTCCGCATCCTTGAGGATCCGAGCGTCTATGTGGTGACCGAGCCGCTGGCCCGGGCCCTCCACGAGGGAGGCTTCACCAACGTCGTCCTCCACGAGATGGAGACGTCCGACTCATGA
- a CDS encoding Imm49 family immunity protein → MSLGSVFLPAFRKNALAANTRLLPRILEGEAGAAEVQDFCRNYRVAAICSLLLAASAEDFHRFLRKSAAAFAFYSARKSPAFTLPRALAPAMDALACGDFEAAATIFQQVGDTWDPGTEYEEDFLYARFLGAHFFGAPDPARDAGWVDRYAELVGTRDDARLSVLRAFLAGDAERFEQGLEQLLSERARRYQRLAAKQAIPLWESSTEGYISIEGLALLALAERKGLHTRTDYLHVPALVRLPATRTGTRADWRQPLD, encoded by the coding sequence ATGAGCCTCGGCTCCGTCTTCTTGCCCGCCTTCCGGAAGAACGCGCTGGCCGCCAATACGCGCTTGCTGCCGCGCATCCTTGAAGGCGAGGCGGGTGCGGCGGAGGTGCAGGACTTCTGCAGGAACTACCGCGTCGCGGCCATCTGCTCGCTGCTCCTGGCCGCGTCGGCTGAAGACTTCCACCGCTTCCTGCGCAAGAGCGCGGCAGCCTTCGCCTTCTACAGCGCCCGCAAGTCCCCCGCCTTCACCCTGCCCCGGGCCCTGGCCCCGGCGATGGATGCGCTGGCATGCGGGGACTTCGAGGCAGCCGCCACCATCTTCCAGCAAGTGGGCGACACCTGGGACCCGGGCACCGAATACGAGGAGGACTTCCTCTACGCCCGCTTCCTGGGTGCGCACTTCTTCGGGGCACCGGACCCAGCGAGGGATGCCGGCTGGGTGGACCGCTACGCCGAGCTTGTCGGCACCAGAGATGACGCGCGCCTGAGCGTGTTGCGCGCCTTCCTCGCGGGTGACGCGGAGCGCTTCGAGCAGGGGCTGGAGCAGTTGCTGTCTGAACGGGCCCGGCGATACCAACGGCTGGCCGCCAAGCAAGCCATTCCCCTCTGGGAGTCCTCGACTGAGGGATACATCAGCATCGAGGGCCTGGCACTGCTGGCGCTCGCGGAGCGAAAGGGTCTGCACACGCGCACCGACTATCTGCACGTTCCCGCCCTGGTCCGGCTGCCGGCGACCCGGACAGGCACGAGAGCGGACTGGCGTCAGCCCTTGGACTGA
- a CDS encoding phosphatidylinositol-specific phospholipase C domain-containing protein has protein sequence MSHPMLHAARLRGAAAVFFLALLATTPAAARGRYYNHSGSIETSHPDWLSWMPGSASLASLSLPGTHDSMAFTSTGGALTQTQSLSLRAQLDAGVRALDIRCRHIGDRFAIHHGVVYLNANFDDVLTTTTQFLRDHPGETVLMRVKEEHTPEGNSRSFQQTFEWYRNQPAYSPYVWRGTHVPTLGEVRGKIVVLDNFGGGAYGVSWGSLALQDDWTVSTIFDIDNKWDKVRDHLGRTNAGAPPTLYVNFLSGSSVAAFPNVVAGGDGLSVRGVNDYAIDHLVGGNVQRAGVMMMDFPGAGLIDAILALNYRLLPSGSILPGDFGTAFRNISYTLGGDAQARWHGLKAFLQNAAPGRYWHALALKGSWAGRMHTDGSYVQSDTMDDYTHLAFTSRTVTSAVSNGLLGGFVNAQLSALTGSTSDRALQLHGRVSSRFPFQLWSVVVKRAPGGLSNWAYSDYGTGHKASLGDYTYAVQAYSASDGVYLYEHGQFEGNVLRLTSGVGYLGDVGFDDILSSVRILGPYRATLCEHPSRTGRCFSTTQSLGDINAVAGGPWNDQISSVGIDATGLR, from the coding sequence ATGTCCCACCCGATGCTCCATGCTGCCCGCCTGCGCGGCGCGGCGGCGGTGTTCTTCCTCGCGCTGCTCGCGACCACCCCCGCTGCCGCACGGGGGCGCTACTACAACCACTCCGGCAGCATCGAGACGAGCCACCCCGACTGGTTGAGCTGGATGCCTGGCTCCGCGAGCCTCGCCTCCCTGTCGCTGCCGGGCACCCATGACTCCATGGCGTTCACCTCGACGGGTGGCGCCCTCACCCAGACGCAGTCGCTGAGCCTGAGGGCCCAGTTGGATGCAGGCGTGCGGGCCCTGGACATCCGGTGTCGCCACATTGGCGACCGGTTCGCCATCCACCATGGCGTCGTCTACCTGAACGCCAACTTCGACGACGTGCTGACGACCACCACCCAGTTCCTGCGCGACCATCCGGGCGAGACGGTCCTCATGCGGGTGAAGGAGGAGCACACCCCGGAGGGCAACAGCCGGTCCTTCCAACAGACGTTCGAGTGGTATCGCAACCAGCCCGCCTACAGCCCCTATGTCTGGCGAGGCACCCACGTCCCCACGCTCGGGGAGGTGCGCGGCAAGATCGTCGTCCTGGACAACTTCGGCGGTGGCGCCTACGGCGTGAGCTGGGGTTCGCTGGCACTCCAGGATGACTGGACCGTGTCCACCATCTTCGACATCGACAACAAGTGGGACAAGGTCCGGGACCACCTGGGGAGGACGAACGCGGGGGCACCTCCCACGCTGTACGTGAACTTCCTCAGTGGCTCCTCCGTGGCGGCCTTTCCCAACGTGGTGGCCGGAGGCGATGGCCTCTCCGTCCGGGGCGTCAATGACTACGCCATCGACCACCTGGTGGGCGGCAACGTCCAGCGCGCGGGGGTCATGATGATGGACTTCCCCGGTGCAGGTCTGATTGACGCCATCCTGGCCCTCAACTACCGGTTGCTGCCTTCCGGCAGCATCCTCCCGGGCGATTTCGGCACCGCGTTCAGGAACATCTCCTACACCCTTGGCGGTGACGCCCAGGCTCGCTGGCATGGCCTCAAGGCGTTCCTCCAGAATGCCGCCCCGGGGCGCTACTGGCATGCCCTGGCGCTCAAGGGCAGCTGGGCCGGTCGGATGCACACGGACGGAAGCTACGTCCAATCCGACACCATGGATGACTACACACACCTTGCCTTCACCTCACGGACGGTGACGAGCGCGGTGAGCAATGGCTTGCTGGGCGGCTTCGTGAACGCCCAGCTCAGCGCCCTGACGGGAAGCACCAGCGACCGGGCCCTCCAGCTCCATGGGCGGGTGAGCTCCCGCTTCCCCTTCCAGCTCTGGAGCGTGGTGGTGAAGAGGGCGCCCGGCGGACTGAGCAACTGGGCGTATTCGGATTACGGGACGGGCCACAAGGCCTCCCTGGGCGACTACACGTATGCCGTCCAGGCCTACTCGGCCTCGGACGGGGTGTACCTCTACGAGCACGGTCAGTTCGAAGGCAACGTGCTGCGGCTCACCTCCGGCGTCGGCTACCTGGGCGACGTGGGCTTCGATGACATCCTGTCCTCCGTCAGGATCCTGGGCCCCTACCGCGCGACCCTCTGCGAACATCCTTCGCGGACGGGCAGGTGCTTCAGCACGACCCAGAGCCTGGGCGACATCAACGCCGTCGCGGGAGGCCCCTGGAACGACCAGATCTCCTCCGTCGGGATCGACGCCACCGGCCTGCGCTGA
- a CDS encoding amidohydrolase family protein: protein MTPDTSTAALCEFIGGIRAIDNHTHASTVVPGDTESDALPLEVLGDFPLPVTLHPESPGWLAAFRALYGFPHEELSDAHWPGLRATMRAIAEQQGEGFPEWVLDRVGTEVMLANRVAMGPGLAPPRFRWVSFVDALMLPLSTRAEAAMTPDRGKLYPLEASLLRRYLTELKVGGLPATLEAYVRTVVTPTLERHRQAGCVAVKFEAALLRSLDFADVAPTTAGSVYSRYVGGGAPTHAEYKALQDFLFREIARKAGHLGMAVHIHSFEGPGAYYAAAGADPLLLEPTFNDPTLRHTRFVLVHGGGVHAAHARAMMWKPNVYVDTSAMALLYTPDTLAAILRDWLRQFPDRVLFGTDAASFGPDTGWELAAWLGTAQTRTALATALGGMVRDGEVGRTRAEEIATRVMRTNAGELYGLL, encoded by the coding sequence ATGACACCGGACACGAGCACGGCGGCGCTGTGCGAATTCATCGGTGGGATCCGGGCCATCGACAACCACACCCATGCGAGCACGGTCGTGCCCGGCGACACGGAGTCGGACGCGCTTCCGTTGGAGGTGTTGGGAGACTTCCCCCTCCCCGTGACGCTGCACCCAGAGAGCCCTGGCTGGCTGGCCGCGTTTCGAGCCCTCTACGGCTTCCCCCACGAGGAGCTGAGCGACGCGCACTGGCCTGGGCTGCGAGCCACCATGCGGGCCATCGCCGAGCAGCAGGGAGAGGGATTTCCGGAGTGGGTGCTGGACCGCGTGGGGACGGAGGTGATGCTCGCGAACCGGGTGGCGATGGGGCCGGGTCTCGCGCCGCCGCGCTTCCGCTGGGTGTCCTTCGTGGATGCGCTGATGTTGCCGCTCTCCACCCGGGCGGAGGCCGCCATGACGCCGGATCGCGGCAAGCTGTATCCGCTGGAGGCGTCGCTCTTGCGGCGCTACCTCACGGAGCTGAAGGTCGGAGGGCTGCCGGCGACGCTGGAGGCGTACGTGCGGACCGTGGTGACGCCCACGCTGGAGCGTCACCGGCAAGCAGGCTGCGTCGCGGTGAAGTTCGAGGCCGCCCTGCTCCGCTCGCTGGACTTCGCCGACGTCGCCCCCACGACCGCGGGCTCCGTGTACTCGCGCTACGTCGGCGGTGGGGCGCCGACCCATGCCGAGTACAAGGCGCTCCAGGACTTCCTGTTCCGGGAGATCGCGCGCAAGGCCGGCCACCTGGGGATGGCGGTCCACATCCATTCGTTCGAGGGCCCGGGGGCGTACTACGCCGCCGCCGGAGCCGACCCGCTGCTGCTGGAGCCGACGTTCAATGATCCGACGTTGCGCCACACCCGCTTCGTCCTCGTGCACGGCGGCGGCGTCCACGCCGCGCATGCGCGCGCGATGATGTGGAAGCCGAACGTGTACGTGGACACGTCCGCGATGGCGCTGCTCTACACGCCGGACACGCTGGCCGCCATCCTGCGGGACTGGTTGCGCCAGTTCCCCGACAGGGTGCTCTTCGGGACCGATGCCGCGTCCTTCGGGCCAGACACAGGCTGGGAGCTGGCCGCGTGGCTGGGAACGGCCCAGACGCGAACGGCGCTGGCGACCGCGCTCGGAGGCATGGTTCGCGACGGAGAAGTGGGCCGCACCCGCGCCGAGGAGATCGCGACCAGGGTGATGCGCACGAATGCCGGGGAGCTCTACGGCCTGCTGTAG
- a CDS encoding NAD(P)-dependent oxidoreductase produces MPSSRPTKIAVIGSGLMGTALARAFASAGHEVAVWNRTPDKARAVGGGTLAFENLSEAVSGRELVVVSLSNYAAFSELVSSAAVASALAGTTLVQLTSGSPADARGGLEWAKAHGVDYLDAAILAYPGFVATDYATVFYAGSRATFDRHLEAFQAIARNSVYVDEKIGSAATLDCAILEAYYGGTLAVLHAAAMCRAEGLDPKSFFAQKSSFLGLISVTADAAQGMIENNDFSGDQCSLNTHVAAIEHIVRLSTDARISSRFPRELLENYRRALTAGLGEKELPAVFSTLKQD; encoded by the coding sequence ATGCCTTCCAGCCGTCCGACGAAGATCGCGGTGATTGGCAGTGGGCTCATGGGGACCGCGCTGGCGCGGGCCTTTGCCTCGGCGGGACACGAGGTCGCGGTCTGGAACAGGACGCCAGACAAGGCCAGGGCCGTGGGCGGTGGCACCCTCGCCTTCGAGAACCTGAGCGAGGCCGTCTCCGGACGGGAGCTCGTGGTCGTCTCGCTGTCCAACTACGCCGCGTTCTCCGAGCTGGTGTCCTCGGCGGCCGTCGCGTCGGCGCTCGCCGGGACGACGCTCGTCCAGCTCACCAGCGGCTCCCCCGCGGACGCGCGGGGTGGACTGGAGTGGGCGAAGGCCCACGGCGTGGACTACCTGGATGCCGCGATCCTCGCCTACCCTGGCTTCGTCGCCACCGACTACGCGACGGTCTTCTACGCCGGGTCGCGGGCCACCTTTGATCGGCACCTCGAAGCCTTCCAGGCGATCGCCAGGAACTCCGTCTACGTCGACGAGAAGATTGGCTCCGCCGCGACGCTCGACTGCGCGATCCTGGAGGCCTACTACGGAGGCACCCTGGCGGTCCTCCACGCCGCGGCGATGTGCAGGGCCGAAGGACTCGACCCGAAGAGCTTCTTCGCGCAGAAGAGCTCCTTCCTCGGCCTGATCTCCGTCACCGCCGACGCCGCGCAGGGGATGATTGAAAACAACGACTTCTCCGGCGACCAGTGCAGCCTCAACACCCACGTCGCGGCCATCGAGCACATCGTCCGGCTGAGCACGGACGCCCGCATCAGCTCACGCTTCCCCAGGGAGCTGCTGGAGAACTACAGGCGAGCCCTCACCGCGGGCCTGGGTGAGAAGGAATTGCCCGCCGTGTTCAGCACCCTGAAGCAGGACTGA